The genomic stretch AACAACGCTTAGCATTTGCTGATGACTAATAGTTTCCCAGCTACTATTTTAAAGCGTCGGCAGGGAATTGGCATACTCGTTAAACCTATTACGATTATGCTCTTGCAAACAGTCGGTTGCGCATGTAGCAACTTCGTAAACTAAATAATGCAACTCTACGCCGGTTCCTCCACCGACTTTATCACAGCCACGGCCCACAATGCCATTGTCGGTCAGTTCAAGTCCGCTTTCTTCGATGACCATTAACCACCCCCTCAACGACTTCCTCTACAGTCTCTTGTCGGCAGCCCAGGCATTTGGCCAGGCCCCCGAGCAGTTCCTTGACCACCTAACCGACTTCTACACCTTCGGGCCCTACCGGCCCACGGTCACGATCAAGGGCGATGTAGTAGAGGCAAAGCTTGATACCAAGGCCATCCAGGCCCAGCAGGCCGAATACCAGAAAGTGCTACGCCTCAGTGAAGCCGGCCAGTTCCGCCAAGCCCTGCCGCGCCTGCAGCAACTTATCGGCCAGAACCCTACCGTTTCCGAGTACCACCGCGTCCTGGGCCAAGCGCTGTCCGAGTTGGAAATGGCCCACACCTTGGACAAGGGCAAGTCAGATGAGTAACTCCATTGACGACCTCCTCCGGCAACTGCGTGAGTTTCGCGACGAGCGGGACTGGGCGCAGTTCCATAACTCCAAGTATCTGGCCCTGGCCTTAAGCATTGAGGCCGCCGAACTCAATGAACTGTTCCTTTGGAAGAAGCCCGAAGAGGCTAACCCTGAACGAGTACAGGAAGAGTTGGCGGACGTGTTGCTCTACGCATTTCAACTGGCCGATAAATACGGCTGGGATATCCTGCAACTCATGCAGAATAAGATTGAGCAGAACGCCGAAAAGTACCCGGCTGACAAGGCCCGTGGATCGGCCCAAAAGTATGATGAGCTTCTGTAAAGCCGGGCCCCTAGAGACTGACAAGTAAACCTTATCAGTCCTTATGATTTTACTTCAACCCTTACAACACTAGTCCACCAGTTAAAGCTGGGACAGTACATGTCGTAAGAAAACATAACCT from Hymenobacter canadensis encodes the following:
- a CDS encoding nucleotide pyrophosphohydrolase; the encoded protein is MSNSIDDLLRQLREFRDERDWAQFHNSKYLALALSIEAAELNELFLWKKPEEANPERVQEELADVLLYAFQLADKYGWDILQLMQNKIEQNAEKYPADKARGSAQKYDELL